The following nucleotide sequence is from Flavimarina sp. Hel_I_48.
CAGATCTTTTATCTTCCCCAGAAAGTTCTTGATTACATTTACCGCCAGGGGTTCATCATCTATAATAATGCATTTCAAACTCATCTCAGTTTCAGCTTTAGATCAACTACAAATTCATCTTTAAAGTTATGAATGTCCAGTTGGTATTCCTCTTTATTATATCCTAGTTCAAGTCTTTTTTTGACATTATCTATGCCTATTCCACCGGGGTTTTTATGTTTCGGTACGTAGCTTTTGCTGGTTGCGGTATTGCTGATCTTGAAATATAAAAACTCATCTTCCACGGTGAAATCTATCTTTATGGAAACAGATCCCACATTTTTGTTGGCACCGTGTTTAAACGCATTTTCAACAAAAGGAATCAGGAGCATGGGTGGGATTTTTTTATTCTCAAGACTACCCGAAAGGTTCAGGTCAATATTTAAGAGTTCGCCATAGCGTATGCGTTCCAGCTCCAGGTAATTTTGTATGCAGAGCAATTCTTTTTTTAAACTTTGCTTGTTGGGTTTGGTCTCATAGACCAGATAGCGCATAAGTTCAGAAAGCTTAAGGACAACATCTGGGGTCTTCGTAGATTGTTCCAGGCTAAGCGAGTAGATATTATTGAGGGTGTTAAAGAAAAAATGCGGCGAAATCTGGGAGCGCAAAAAGCGTAGTTCGGTCTCCATCTGTGCTTTCTCAAGTCGCGAGACCCTACTGCTTTCCCGGAGAAAATCTGCCGTTATTTTTATTGCTGTTACAAACGAGAGTACATAAAACTCGCCCAGCATCATCACAATCGCATAATTAAACGTAAAATCTGTGGTTTGCTGGGGCCCTTCAGGCCATACATTATGACTTATTAGCCAGTAAGTCAGTAGATACTTTAAAAGTGCCATTACAAAGATTGCCACTATAACGATGCTTGAAAACAGGATGAATTTTCGTGAATATATAAATTTAGGTATGAGATAGTAAATAGTAAAATAGCAGAGGCCTATGTGTAAGGGGAATTCTATCAGATTCCCCTTTAGGGAAAACAGCAGATCATCATAATAACTGCCCCACCTTAAGGTATTGAATGAAAAATACACAAGCCAGAATACCACGTGGTGCCTGGTGCTGATATCTCTCGTCCTGTTAATGAAATTTCCCAGTAAATTCATATCATTATCCCCTTAATAATTGAGAAAACAGCATAGATTCTGTTGTATGTCTTTTTACAACTGTTATTGGTCTAAAATTATTTTCTAACGTGGACAATTTATAAATATTTAAGATATTGACTGACCAATAATTCATCTTATAGTTATACTCAAATCAAAAAGCGATAAAAAGCAGTGGGTTGAGACTTTAAAAAGAAAATCTAGAATGATAAAAAAGTATATATTTTTCACGGGAATACTATTTCTGTTTACGGCCTGCGGCGAAAGTGAGCCCCAGACCAAGCATTCAGATAAAAAGATGGCACTCATTCAGTTTGTAGATCCTTTTATAGGTACCGGCGGTCATGGTCACACCTATCCCGGGGCGACCGTTCCTTTCGGTATGGTGCAGCCCAGCCCAGACAATGGTCAGAATGGTTGGGACTGGTGTTCAGGATATCATTATTCAGATTCCCTTGTGGCTGGTTTTGGACAGTTGCACCTTAGTGGGACCGGCATAGGCGATCTGGCCGATTTACTTTTTATGCCCGCCACAAAGAAAATCGATCTTACCGTCGCGGTAGAAAAACAGGCCGATATTCCCTATCTGTCCCGCTATTCTCACGATAATGAAGAAGCCCATCCCGGCTACTATCGAGTATTTCTTGAAGATCCTAAAATAGACGTAGAACTTACCGCAAGCCAGCGCAGTGCCTATCATAAATATACCTTTCAGAAAGACGATGACCAATCGGTTATTGTAGATCTTGGTTTTGCGATCAATTGGGACCGGCCCACCGAAACTTCCATAACCTTAAAAAACCCTACGACCATTACCGGAACCCGTCACAGTAAGGGGTGGGCAAAAAATCAAAAAGTGTTTTTTGTTGCACAATTTTCAAAACCTATCGTGTCGCACCAATTTACGGTAGACGGAAAGCAAGTGAAATCAGACAGTATCTCCGGTAGAAAAACGGCTGCACAATTCTTTTTTAATTCCGAAGAAAATGACTCTTTGGAGGTTAAAATCGCCCTTTCTTCAGTAAATATCGCTAACGCGGAGGAAAATCTGGATGCGGAAACTTCAAATTTCAGCAGAGT
It contains:
- a CDS encoding sensor histidine kinase; the protein is MNLLGNFINRTRDISTRHHVVFWLVYFSFNTLRWGSYYDDLLFSLKGNLIEFPLHIGLCYFTIYYLIPKFIYSRKFILFSSIVIVAIFVMALLKYLLTYWLISHNVWPEGPQQTTDFTFNYAIVMMLGEFYVLSFVTAIKITADFLRESSRVSRLEKAQMETELRFLRSQISPHFFFNTLNNIYSLSLEQSTKTPDVVLKLSELMRYLVYETKPNKQSLKKELLCIQNYLELERIRYGELLNIDLNLSGSLENKKIPPMLLIPFVENAFKHGANKNVGSVSIKIDFTVEDEFLYFKISNTATSKSYVPKHKNPGGIGIDNVKKRLELGYNKEEYQLDIHNFKDEFVVDLKLKLR